One part of the Roseomonas gilardii genome encodes these proteins:
- the hpnA gene encoding hopanoid-associated sugar epimerase, whose translation MEQAGDRTDQPSPAPLRPGDKVLVTGASGFLGSAVARSLLARGLEVRALIRPTSPRGNLSGLGFEVVQGDLTDAASLAAALKGMRYLFHVAADYRLWAPDPSVMTRANVEGTRNLMRAALKEGVERIVYTSSVATLRLAGATGPVDETSPAAPQEAIGVYKRSKTWAERVVEEMVAKERLPAVIVNPSTPIGPRDIRPTPTGRMILDAARGKMPAFVDTGLNFAHVDDIAAGHLLAFERGRIGERYILGGENVSLKELLSVIAGLTGRKPPRISLPRGPLYPLAYGFEAVARITGKEPLLTVDGLRMSRYRMFFSSAKAERELGYNARPYQQGVADALAWFREAGYLH comes from the coding sequence ATGGAACAGGCTGGCGATCGGACGGATCAGCCGTCCCCGGCGCCCCTTCGCCCCGGCGACAAGGTGCTGGTCACCGGCGCTTCCGGCTTTCTGGGTTCCGCCGTGGCGCGCAGCTTGCTGGCCCGCGGGCTGGAGGTGCGCGCCCTCATCCGCCCCACCAGCCCACGCGGCAACCTTTCCGGCCTGGGCTTCGAGGTGGTGCAGGGCGACCTCACCGACGCCGCCTCTCTCGCCGCGGCGCTCAAGGGCATGCGCTATCTCTTCCATGTGGCGGCGGATTACCGGCTCTGGGCGCCCGATCCTTCGGTGATGACCCGGGCGAATGTCGAGGGCACGCGCAACCTGATGCGCGCTGCGCTGAAGGAAGGCGTGGAGCGCATCGTCTATACGAGCAGCGTGGCCACGCTCAGGCTCGCCGGCGCCACCGGTCCGGTGGACGAGACTTCCCCCGCCGCGCCGCAGGAGGCGATCGGCGTCTACAAGCGGTCCAAGACCTGGGCCGAGAGGGTGGTCGAGGAGATGGTGGCGAAGGAGAGGCTCCCGGCCGTCATCGTGAACCCCTCCACCCCGATCGGGCCGCGCGACATCCGTCCGACGCCCACGGGGCGCATGATCCTCGACGCGGCGCGCGGCAAGATGCCCGCCTTCGTCGATACCGGGCTGAACTTCGCGCATGTGGACGACATCGCCGCCGGGCACCTTCTGGCCTTCGAGCGGGGACGGATCGGGGAGCGCTACATCCTGGGCGGCGAGAACGTGTCGCTGAAGGAACTCCTTTCGGTGATCGCGGGGCTGACCGGGCGCAAGCCGCCCCGGATCAGCCTGCCGCGCGGCCCGCTCTACCCCCTCGCCTATGGCTTCGAGGCGGTGGCGCGGATCACCGGCAAGGAGCCGCTGCTCACCGTCGATGGGCTGCGCATGTCGCGCTACCGGATGTTCTTCTCCTCGGCCAAGGCGGAACGGGAGCTGGGCTACAACGCCCGCCCCTACCAGCAGGGCGTGGCCGATGCCCTGGCCTGGTTCCGCGAGGCAGGCTACCTGCACTGA
- a CDS encoding glycosyltransferase, with the protein MLLILLALVPVAIWLVMLLARGGFWLARDRDDRDEAPDPASWPTVAAVVPARNEADVIARSVGSLLAQRYPGPFRVILVDDGSTDGTAEAALAIPGAGERLEMLPGTPLPQGWTGKLWAVRQGVAHACAGNGEAPPDYLLLTDADIGHTPTNLRALVARAERDRCALVSLMAELSCANAAERFLIPAFVFFFQMLYPFRWVSDDRNPMAAAAGGCMLVRRTALEAAGGIDSIRHEIIDDCALGRRLKAQGPIRLSLTYRATSLRPYRSVAEIGRMVSRSAYAQLGYSPVLLAGTVLGMVVTYMLPVLLALFAGGPAQFLGFLAWGLMALAFHPMLRFYRRSPLEALLWGLALPAIGLAYTVFTLRSALDVRRGRGGMWKGRAQAQVEAAASASTSTGEVRP; encoded by the coding sequence ATGCTTCTCATCCTGCTTGCCCTGGTGCCCGTGGCGATCTGGCTCGTCATGCTGCTGGCACGCGGCGGCTTCTGGCTGGCGCGCGACCGTGACGACCGGGACGAGGCCCCCGACCCGGCCTCCTGGCCCACCGTCGCCGCCGTGGTCCCCGCCCGCAACGAAGCCGATGTCATCGCCCGCTCGGTCGGCAGTCTGCTGGCGCAGCGCTATCCCGGCCCCTTCCGCGTCATCCTGGTCGATGACGGCAGCACGGACGGCACGGCCGAGGCGGCGCTCGCCATCCCCGGTGCCGGGGAGCGGCTGGAGATGCTGCCCGGCACCCCGCTGCCCCAGGGCTGGACGGGCAAGCTCTGGGCGGTGCGCCAGGGCGTGGCCCATGCCTGCGCCGGGAATGGCGAGGCACCGCCGGACTACCTGCTGCTGACCGATGCCGATATCGGCCACACGCCGACCAACCTGCGCGCCCTGGTGGCCCGGGCGGAGCGCGACCGCTGCGCCCTGGTCTCGCTGATGGCGGAACTGTCCTGCGCCAACGCGGCGGAACGCTTCCTGATCCCCGCCTTCGTCTTCTTCTTCCAGATGCTCTACCCCTTCCGCTGGGTCTCCGACGACCGCAACCCGATGGCCGCCGCCGCCGGGGGCTGCATGCTGGTCCGCCGCACGGCGCTGGAGGCGGCGGGAGGCATCGACTCCATCCGGCACGAGATCATCGACGACTGCGCCCTCGGCCGCCGGCTCAAGGCGCAGGGGCCGATCCGCCTCAGCCTGACCTATCGCGCCACCAGCCTGCGCCCCTATCGCAGCGTGGCGGAGATCGGGCGGATGGTGTCCCGCTCCGCCTATGCCCAGCTCGGCTATTCGCCCGTGCTGCTGGCGGGGACGGTGCTGGGCATGGTCGTGACCTATATGCTCCCGGTGCTGCTGGCCCTCTTCGCCGGCGGTCCGGCCCAGTTCCTGGGCTTTCTGGCCTGGGGCCTCATGGCCCTGGCCTTCCACCCGATGCTCCGCTTCTACCGGCGTTCCCCCCTGGAGGCGCTGCTCTGGGGCCTGGCCCTGCCCGCTATCGGCCTCGCCTATACGGTCTTCACCTTGCGCTCCGCGCTCGATGTCCGGCGGGGCCGGGGCGGCATGTGGAAGGGGCGCGCCCAGGCGCAGGTGGAAGCCGCCGCCTCAGCCAGCACCAGCACCGGGGAGGTCCGGCCATGA